One Triticum dicoccoides isolate Atlit2015 ecotype Zavitan chromosome 5B, WEW_v2.0, whole genome shotgun sequence genomic window carries:
- the LOC119306803 gene encoding uncharacterized protein LOC119306803, giving the protein MGEDEDVDDCAAFACVSLPETGDWSKPCPPSDQWGEPCPLLHLPAEAFIEPIPPVLIEEALHFMIQSLKDDSEEILKYDFSSNSLSLIGAPIQDREIVSSSILMAMEDGSLGYAYVNGSTLYLWSRLMDSNGVASWSQRTIINLMNLLPIQNPVERITVVGSVEGGDVVFVTTVLGIYEINVDSQRWKKLGKRENLDAVIPYMSFYNRQERVMPGDVVH; this is encoded by the exons ATGGGAGAAGATGAGGATGTTGATGATTGTGCTGCATTCGCTTGTGTGTCCTTGCCAGAGACCGGTGACTGGAGCAAGCCATGCCCTCCATCTGATCAGTGGGGCGAGCCCtgccctcttcttcatcttccagcTGAAGCATTCATCGAGCCAATCCCCCCTGTCCTCATCGAAGAAGCACTTCACTTCATGATTCAGTCTCTTAAGGATGATAGTGAAGAAATTCTCAAGTATGACTTCAGCTCTAATAGCTTATCACTGATTGGTGCACCGATTCAGGATCGTGAAATTGTCAGTTCCTCTATCCTCATGGCGATGGAGGATGGCAGTTTGGGGTATGCATATGTCAATGGATCAACCCTCTACCTGTGGTCAAGACTGATGGATTCCAACGGAGTTGCCTCATGGAGTCAACGTACAATTATCAATCTCATGAACCTTCTCCCCATCCAAAATCCTGTGGAAAGAATTACAGTAGTTGGATCCGTGGAGGGCGGTGATGTCGTGTTCGTCACCACAGTGCTGGGCATCTATGAGATTAATGTTGATTCGCAGCGATGGAAGAAGCTAGGGAAGAGAGAAAATTTAGATGCTGTGATTCCATACATGAGTTTCTACAATCGACAAG AAAGGGTGATGCCTGGTGACGTGGTGCATTGA